Sequence from the Terriglobia bacterium genome:
CCGCTTCGGCGACCACGATCCCTCCAGCGTCTCTGTTTCCCCGCCGCGCGCCAGGTACTTGCCGCCGAACTTCGTGATCGACGGCGGCGCCAGCTGCTTGTAGCGCTCGTACCTCTGCGCCTCTTTCACCTCGATCTCGACCACCACGTACGCCGCCACTTCTTTCTCCTATCTCAACTCGCAGG
This genomic interval carries:
- a CDS encoding DUF1330 domain-containing protein, producing MAAYVVVEIEVKEAQRYERYKQLAPPSITKFGGKYLARGGETETLEGSWSPKRLVILEFPTMERAKEWWASKEYAEAKGLRQACAATKMVLLEGLPRPKAESKQP